The window CTCCACAACTTGAACACATTATCAAGTTGGCGCCATCGACAGAATTTCCTAATCAGCATTATATATGTATCAGTATTTGGAGAGCAACCGGTGCTTCTCATCTTTTCCAAAAGCTCAAACACTTGGTCTCCGGTTGTTACAACACGGAAGAAGGGATGGTAAGTCTGAATTGTTGGAACAAGGCCTCTTTGCTCCATCATTTGATGTAGGATGTGTTTAGCTTGATCAATTTCCCCGGCCTTGCAGAGAGTCTTGATGAGGGAGTTGTAAGTGACAATGGTAGGCGCAAGGCCCTTTTCCTGCATGGTTTTCATGAGATTGGTAGCTTCACTGAGGTGGCCGGCTTTTCCAAGAGCATAAATGAGGGCGTTGTAAACCTTAGTGTCAGGCTCAACATTCAATTTCTTCATGCGGCGGAAGATGGTGAGCACCTTGGTGAGATTGGAGGATTTGGAATGGCAAGAAATGAGGCATGAATAGGAGATGGCATCGTGCGGGACGCCTCGGTTGGTCATCTCAGCCCAAATTCTTTCGGCATTGCGAGGACTACCGATGATGTTAGCCCAACCGTTGAGGATAATGTTAAAGCTCTTGGTGTTGAATGGGAAGACATGTGCGTTGCAGAAAAGTAAGTGCTCAGCTTCAGGGACATTCTTGTAGCGGCAGAGAGCAGAGAGAAGCCCGTGGAAGTCGTCCATGCCAGCTTCGAAAGCAAACCGCTTATAAGCGTAAAAAGTGTGAATGGCCTTCCCAACATCATGAGCACACGAGTATTTTCGAATCATGAGTAGTAGAGTTTGAGGGGTAACAAGAGAAGAAGAACAATCCGAATCCAAACCTGAAGCAGCACAGGTACGCATTTCGTCGATCAGCGCCCAGGCAGTGTCGAACTTTCTCATCTTGCCGAGAATGGAGATCATCGAGTGGTACTCACGCGCCGAATGCGGCTGCTGCTTTCCTGCCCAGAGGAAGAAGGTGAAGGCTGATTCCCAGTCGTTGCGAAAACGCGAAAGAATCTCCACCACCAGCTCCGGTGAGGCTGCCACGCCGGACTGCTCCAGCTTCTTCTTCAACTCCACAGAGCCGCTGCTGGAAGAGCGCAGATCCACAATGAGTTTGATTGGGTCTTCCTTTGGGTTAGAATATAGGCCAATTGAAGTAAAGGAATGCGTTTGAGCTTTGAGCCTCACTCCCATCATTCCACCGTGGACAACCGTGCACAGCCACTTTGCTCTGCCTATGCTTCTCATTTTTCACACAACAAAACCCTCAATTCTATCTCTTCTACAAAACCAGCGCAGGAGAGGTGGCAAACGGGCCAGGCCTGTTAGACTTGGGCCATGTGGGAGGTTTCAGCTCCTGTGTTGTGCGGGTTTTAAAACAGCTAGTCCATGGCACCACAAAACAAATATATAGACAATTCAGTTGCGAAATGAAAAAAGACAAACTATTCGATGAAAAACAAAAAGAAAATAAATTATATTAGATTCTCTTTCTCTTTCGTACGATTTCAAGAATCATGTTCTTTTATACTCAAAAGATACTGATATATATATTAAGCAACGACAAACGTGACCCGTAAATCAACACAGATCCAGATTGCTTCACACTCAACAAATCTAAGCCATATATAGGTAAATGGTAGTAAGCTAGTTAGGGGGAACCCCCAAAAAAAAAAATTTGCTCGTCCGTTTCAAGATCTCTTTGACTCTGTAAATTTCAATTCATCTCTTCAATATTCTAGCCGTCCCCTAGAAGATTCAGGCTCGACAGTTACATATAAGTGTTGTAATCCAACTTAACTCTATATGTGATCAAGTTAGCCTTTCTTCGTAAAATTTACCTATCTAGAGAAATCAATATCATCAGTTCGTCTTCTACATTTTTCTGTTTCACCATGAATTTGAGCAGGTTCCTCATCTTTCATTTCTTAATAGAAGTCCATAACCGTCAAATTACGAGCTCAGGAAGCAACAAAACTCAGAAAAACAACGCACTCACTCACATGAACTTCATGAAATGTTAGTAACGTGCCATAGAAAGACTAGAAAGACAAACCAACAATTTCAGCCATCCGTTTCTGGATCTGGCCTCGTGATATGCACTCAGTACGTACTACAGTTTTCTAGAACAGTCAGGCTCGACATAGCTTCGGTGCTGCCGAGCGGCCCGAGCCTAACCCACCTCCAGCACTCAAACTGCTATTAATACGAGCATCTGCTAAACCCTTCGATGCAGAACACACAACCTTAGCTAGCTATGGCCATGAGTGTGAGTTTGAGAGAGCCACCTGATAAGCTTAGAGAGACCATCAAAGAATCGATTTCTCCGATCGACGGTGTGTTTTTCACTTCATTCTCTAGCTTTCCATTCACTTCACCATTATTCTTGATGGCACATTACTTTCAGTTTGATCTAGATTTATCAGCTAATTGGTCTTTATAATTTTACATCTTACTGTTTCAGGTTGTTATGGAGAAGTTGAACTGAGGACTTCATTCACCAAATGGAAAAAGAAGGTACATCATGGATCAAGCTTGCTGTGCCCCTGCAAGCTTCTTCATCTCCATCCTACTCCAACAGATAGACAAGAAGAGGGTAGATGAGAGTGAAAGCTTGACTCTTGACAGCATAAGGCAATCCTTGATTCGACAGGAGGATGACATCATCATAATTTGCCTTTGGGAGAGGGCACAGTATGCTCACAATCCCAGCACATATGAAGATGATGCTACTCCTGTATATATGATCAAGCCAAATCTTGTTGCAGCTGTGTAAAAGGCCGGATAGGATCATGCCTCTCATGAAGGAAGTTCAGATTGAATACCGATTGAGAAGACTGGAGTAGATTGAACTATGGCAGTTTCGCAGTTAGCTAGGAAGTCATTTTCTGTTGTAGGATATAGTCCAAAGGTTGGATTTTATGGTTGATGAATGTGAATGACTTCTAATTGTTAATGGTAAACTTGTTGTTAGGAACGTTTTTGTGTGCTAATAAGATCAGTAGAAGGATTCATTGTTCAAAGAAAAAATGACAAACAACAAAATTACAAGTGCAGAATATTTTGTCATTTTTCTTTAACATGAATCCTTCTACTGATCTTATTAGCTTAGAACGTTCCTAACAATAAGTTGATTCTGTGACAATTAGATCGAAGTCTTAGTTTGTAAATTCCCTTTTCTCATAAAAACGAAGAACAATTAAGAGTCCTTTTCTTCTTCCTTATCTTCTAGCTTTTCCTTTCGTTTCAATACGAGACTTTTAGCCCTCAAGTACGTAAATGGAGCTATATATACCAGACTTATAACATACTAGCTTTTTACCTATGCATATGCACGGGTTCCCAATTCTCTAAGTTAGACAACCCACTGGCAACTTCCCACTATTTTCTCCTCAGTTAATTCTTTGTTTTATTTATTTATTTTGTTATTTACTATAGTAACTCTTGTTCTTAATATATAGTCTGAATTAGGTTAATAGAGGTAATATCGGCAAACATAATTTGGAAATTTTTTTTACTGCTGGCTTTATAATAGTAGAGATATAACAAGCGTTGCACACATTTACAAGAATAAAAATAAGACAAATTTATGAGACTCCCATAATTTTTTGATCATGTGTCCGAATTTTTAGTTACAAAGTTACAAAAATGTACGTACATCCACAATGATCAGTTATAAAAGTATGGTTTATGTTTTTAAATGAATGAGTTTTGATATTGTTCGAGAATATTCTAGATGACATATTAATGTCGCAAGTACTAAATTTAGTCGATTTTTTTATGCATAACGACAAATTTCTCCTATGTATATTTATGATGTAAGTAATGACAAAATTGTTTGTTATAATAAAAATGCGTTATACAGTTATTTGTTATCATTATCCGTACATATGTATATGATGTCATAATAACTTATAGATCATATATTCACGGTTGCATAACTGTATCCGTCACAATGATCAAATGACTCAAATCTAAAAGTACGACATTGATTTTGTCGAAATCTAGCTAGTTGACATACTAACATGCGTTGTATTTTTTTTAATGACAATAAGTTCATCTCATGGATAGTAGTTACCACATCGGCGAGCATTTGTTCAAAATTTTCTAAATATGTTGTATGTGAATTGTGAAGTAATTATCTCTAATAAAACTTAAATTATCCAAATAACGGTTTTGTTTACCACAATAACGACAAATTTGTTTTCGAATATACAAGTATATCATATACATAGAGGGGTACCGTAGAATTTCTCATATGAGTTAACCTTTCTTCGTAAAATTATAATCGACACGAATGAGGATGTATCGGATGTCCCCAAAGGGACACACGAATGAGGGCGTATGAGTTAGCCTTAATTTATTAATGATTACATACTCATCCAACTTTGTACGTATGCGAGTAAGCCTAGCTTTCTTCGTGAAATTACCCAGAGAAATCAATAGTTCCCCTTCCTCTTCCCAGAGTTTTATAGCTTTCTTCTACATTTTACTGTTCACCATCAATTTCAGCATGTTCCTCATCTTTCATTTCCTTAACTTCGCCATAACCATTACCTTCTTAAAAAAAAGAAGAAGAAGAAGTTCATAACCGTCAATTAAAGGAGCTCAGGAAGCAAGCAAATTCTGAGCAATTCAAATTCAACAATTCACCGACTCATATAATTTATGTAATGTTAGTAACGCTTACGTTACCAGAAGAAGACACCAATTTTAGCATCGGCCGTTTCTAGATCTGGCCTCGTGAAATGCACCGAGTACAGCTTCCTAGAGCGCGCATTCCGGCTCGATCGACGGTTGACACAGCTTCGGTGCTTCCGAGGCTAAGCACTCACCGTGCTATAAATAGGAGCATCTGCTAAACCCTTCAATGCAGAACACAACCTTAGTTAGCTATGGCTATGATGAGTGTGAGTTTGAGAGAGCCACCTGATAAGCGTAGAGAGATTAAAGAATCGATTTCTCCGACGGTGTGTTTTTCATTTCATTCTCTATACTTGAGCACATTACTTTCAGTTTGATCTTCTTCAGCTTGGTCTTTACTAATACATGCTGTTCCTGTTTCAGGTTGTTACGGAGAAGTTGAATTGAGGACTTCATTCACCAAATGGAAAAAAAAGGTGCATCATGCATCAAGCTTGCTGTACCCCTTCTTCATCTCCATCAGGCAATCCTTGAGCCGACAGGAGGATGCCATCATCATATAAGCTGATGAGTATTCCTGCAATCCTGCATGTATAGAAGATCAAGCCAAATCTTGCTGCAGCTGTATATGGGGATTGGATCATGCCTCTCACCAAGGAAGTTCAAGTTCAATACCTGTTGAGAAGACTGGAGTAGAATGAACTAGGGCAGTTAGCTAGGCAGTCATTTAATTTAATATCTGTTGTAGAATTTAGTCCAAGGTTGGATTTTATATATGGTTGATCGATGTGAATCATGACTTCTAATTGTTACCGAGTGAATCGAACTTGTTGTTAGGAACGTTTCTGTTCGCTAATAAGATCAGTAGAAGGATTCATTGTTCAAAGAAAAAATGACAAACAACAATTAGAAGTCTTTTTCTTCTTCCTTTTGTTTCAATACCAGAATTCTCAAGAAACAACCTGCCATGCATGTCTACCTCTATACACGATTGATAAATGATTTATCACCTAGTACTAATTATGATGTCTTTGATCACAATACGATGGTATATATGAATCATGTATTTTCAACTCAACGATGATAAGTTGATAACTATGACCAATATTACTCTAAGTATCCTAATCAAAGAAGCCATCAAAAGTTCTCATCAAGTGAAATACAGCAATGCCTTTCCGCAAGATATAGGCTCTCGGCAATTAGTGAAGAGTTCATACGGGAAAAACCTATTCACTCTTCTCAAAGTAACTTTCATCCTCAGAAGTCAGAATGTTAATTTGAATTTTCAGCAAAATAATTCCACTCAGCACAATTGAGGATAGGGTTTATAAAGCAGCAAACTGATTTTAACATATTTTGTATTTTTGTTTTGTTTTTTGAATTGAAAGGCAGAAATGAATGAGTTTTGATACTGTTCGAGAATATTCTAGATCAAATATTAATGTCGCAAGTACTAAATTTTGTCAATTTTTAGATGCATAACAACAAATTTCTCCCGCATCTATAGTATGGTGCACGTGAGTAATGACAAAGTTGT of the Fragaria vesca subsp. vesca linkage group LG6, FraVesHawaii_1.0, whole genome shotgun sequence genome contains:
- the LOC101291262 gene encoding pentatricopeptide repeat-containing protein At5g15010, mitochondrial-like, whose translation is MMGVRLKAQTHSFTSIGLYSNPKEDPIKLIVDLRSSSSGSVELKKKLEQSGVAASPELVVEILSRFRNDWESAFTFFLWAGKQQPHSAREYHSMISILGKMRKFDTAWALIDEMRTCAASGLDSDCSSSLVTPQTLLLMIRKYSCAHDVGKAIHTFYAYKRFAFEAGMDDFHGLLSALCRYKNVPEAEHLLFCNAHVFPFNTKSFNIILNGWANIIGSPRNAERIWAEMTNRGVPHDAISYSCLISCHSKSSNLTKVLTIFRRMKKLNVEPDTKVYNALIYALGKAGHLSEATNLMKTMQEKGLAPTIVTYNSLIKTLCKAGEIDQAKHILHQMMEQRGLVPTIQTYHPFFRVVTTGDQVFELLEKMRSTGCSPNTDTYIMLIRKFCRWRQLDNVFKLWSEMSENGAGPDRSSYIVLIHGLFLNRKLEEAHKYYTEMIDKHYLPEPRTEEMLQAWFSGKQHTSKFQTTDGEVDPVDRTQPATNTKLVIYKKSPQEKDFRQQPESRKVVRARGFSFWDQ